ggatatgagAGAGTAGAACTTTTAAGCTTGGGAAGAGAACTAACTGCATGATACCCCATTAGACGTCAAACTTCAAAGTGTCGGTGCCAAACCATGAAGGTGCTTGTTCAAACTTCAAACTTTGAACAGATCAAATTAATGTCACTAGTTTTAATGCGACTCAACACTTACAAAGTTTTAAGGTTGCAACTCAACAATTGGAGATTTGACTCATACATGGACGAATCATACCAATCTTTTGTTTATTAGTTAACATCTAAAACATGAAGTTGAAGATACGAAGTTTCGAGTACAATACAATAAACGGAAATATAACACAGTAGTGTTGATAGTAGATCTGTAGAGTGCAGACGTGCAAAATTGCATCTCACTAACGTGGGGTTCATACAAACTGGAAATGAAAACATGGGTTTTGTATAAACAAGAAAAGAGGGGGAATGGAGAGGATGCATGGCTTACCTCGCggcacttgtcgcaacctggaaGTATTATCTTTTTCGTAGATCTGTTTATTCAAAATGTCTTAAATCATGCGTCCAAATCTTGAACCTTTCACTGTTGGATTCCTtacgtcgagatcttcaaaactagatcccatgttgataggttttgacgaataTTCTTTTTCCACAAAAAAAGGGACAAGGAAACCGAACCGGGAGCATgtttttttcccttttcgacaAGAGGCACGACTATGCCTCTcatggaagcaaaaccgtgccttcATGAGAAGCAAATCCGTGCTTCTTgtggaaggaaaaaaagaaaacacaTTTGTTTTTGtggtgcctctcgcggaagcaaaaccatacctctcacggaagcaaatccgtgcctctcgcgaaagaaaaataaaaaaaaacatatttttttccgtttccgagagaTTTGGCCGTGCCTTTTGCGGAAGGAAACGAAAAGAAAACACAtctttttcgtttccgagaggcatgattgtgcctctcgcgaaagcaaatcCACAAAACCGTGTCTCTAGCGGAAGCAAACAAAACACATTTTTTTGCGCAAAataaatttatttattttatccaAAAGTTAAGAAAGATCGGTGAAAAatcgaaaagaaaaaaaatcaaaaaagccaaaaacacatgaaaaaaacaaaataaaataaaatcggaGGAAGCGCCCAGAACGCTATACGTAGCGGCGGATGAGAGCGTGTAAAGTGACGCTCTCTCAGCCTATCCTAGATGACCCTTATGGGGCTCCCGAACGAGCACTCGCCCACGGCTTAAGAAGAGGCTGAAGCGTGTCATCCAACAGACCAATTTTATAATTCTATCAATCTTACTCCAGCCCATTAGCCACCTCCGCAGCCCACAGCCCATGCACTTTGCCAGCACGATCTGTTTCGTCCAACTCCAACACGAACAGCCGCCATTAGCGAGCAGCGAACGCTGGGCTCGAGCCTCTAACCCTAGCTAGCGACGAGCGGACGCGGGGCAACCAGCAGCCGGCGCCCGGCGAGCCGGCGACAGTGGTTGGCTTTTCCGGCGGCAAGCAGCAGCCCGTGCCCTGTGGCCCACGGCAAGCATCATCCACGCCCCGCGCGCCAACGACAAGCAGCAGCGGCTGTTGAGCGGCGGACCCTAGCCGCCTAGCGTCGGGATTACGAAGCAGCAGCCGGCTCCCGCACCAGGATCCAGGAGCCACGGGCACACCGCCCACGACCTAGCGGCATCCAGCAAAATCAAGGTACATGTCAGTCaaatcctcaatattttgctAAGCCAGTTCATGTACTGTTAGTTaattactactccctctgtaccaCAATACTTGTTGCTGGGGAAACTTTTATTAGTTTTCCTCAACTACAAGTATTTCGGTACAGATGTAATACAATTCACGTGCTGTTAGCTGCTGTTAATTGATGTGGTATCCAATACAACTTATTTGCCGATCTATAAAAATGAAGAGCACGAATATGATCATGCAAGTAGTTCAAGCACTCCTCTTGTTGAACCTAAAGCTGTCCCAGTTAAGGATTTAGATCCCCTTCCCTTAACTACATGTGCTAAAAAGATTCAAATTTGATATTTTTTGAGAAAAATCCAGAAATATTCCAGTAAATATTACATGTACCTAGTAGTAATTTGGAAGACAGGATCCAGAGATAATGAGTATTTTTTTCGAAAGGCGTTTAGTTTTCTCACTGCTAAATTTGAGTCCACCCTACATTTTCTTCCTGGATTCGCCACTGGCCCCAGACAATCTTGTTTAGTTCCGCCACAGTCAAGTTTGCTTTGGTCTATGAGCTCCACCTATATTTTGTCTTGTCTTGGCTGCTGCTGACCTGTACTGATCACTAAACCAAACACATTGACTACTAGAACTAATATATATCATCTTGTATCATTTGGTTTTTACTAGGGAATGTAGGAACCAGAGCCATTAGCACCAATCAGAAGAGACTCTGTGTTGAGCTGGCTCTTGCCATGGTTGGTAGATTCCGGGCTTTGGCAATACATGGGTGATACTAGAAGGAACTCAAGGAAGTATCTGCAATTGGTTATGGTTTCATCTTGCTGCTGTTAGCTATTATTATTTAGCGACTGTGATATTCAGCACCCAGGCTGGCTAATTTCTAGTCCTACCACCGGATGTCTCAGCTGAGTCTCTGGCGCCGCCACGGTGCTAAGAGAGCCCTGCAATTACTCCTTCCTTGTAGATTATCGTTATCATCAGTTACACACTCGAATCGAGATCTTAACAGTATTGACCTCACGAAGGAGGAGGAAGCGCCAGCAGCGCAGATCAGGAGTTCTCTTTTGAAGGCACGCAATGGAAATGTGCAGGATTTGGTTCAGTCCCTTGGGGTTGACTGTCCGGGAATTCAGCTTACAAGTAACACTGTGGACAGCTTGTTGTGTAAGTTTGGGGATGACTGGAAATCTGCTTTTGGTCTTTTTCAGTGGGCACAGTTGAGTGGCAATTACAAGCACACGGCATATGCTTGTAGTCGGATGATCGACTTGCTTGGGAAGATGAGGCAGATTGACCGGATGTGGGATCTATTGTCTGACATGCACTGCAGAGGCCTTGTGACTGTCGAGACAGCTGCGAAGAGCATCAGGAGGCTGGCAGGTGCAAGGAGATGGAAGGATGCTGTCATGTTGTTCGATAAGCTGGAGGACATGGGGCTGGAGAGGAATACAGAGACTATGAACGTTCTGCTTGATGCACTTTGCAAAGAAAAGAAGGTTGAAGTAGCACGCAAGGTCTTTCTCGTGCTCAGTCCGCACATTCAGCCTGATGCATACACATTCAACATTTTCGTCCATGGCTGGTGCAGTGCACGTAGAATCGAGGAGGCAAAGTGGACAATTGAGGAAATGAAAGCCCGGGGGTTTGCGCCTTCAGTTATCACCTACACTGCTGTCCTTGAAGCTTACTGCAAGCAACACAATTTTAGGATGGTCTATGAAATTCTTGATTGGATGTGTTCTGAAGGCTGCCATCCAAACGTCATTACTTACACTATGATCATGACCTCACTGTCAAAATGCCATATGTTCGAAGAAGCTCTGAGTGTATCTCATAGAATGAAGTCCTCTGGCTGTAAGCCTGATACATTGTTCTACAATTCCTTGATTAACGTGCTTGGTAATGCGGGCTATCTGTCTGAAGCTTCCCAGGTATTTCAAGTGGAGATGCCAATGAATGGCGTGCCCCGTAGTTTGGCTACCTATAACACCATGATATCAATCTTTTGCCAGAAAGACCGAGATGAAGATGCTCTCAATGTGCTGAAAGAAATGGAGGCGCACTCTTGTAAGCCTGATCTTCAGACATATCGGCCACTTCTCAGACTGTTTTTAAGTAGAAGAGGCCAAGCTGATTCCATTCGGAACTTGTTGAATgagctgatcaataaacaaagtCTATGTTTAGATGTGGATACATACAGTCTTCTGATCCATGGTCTTTGTAGGGTGGGTGAGACTGACTGGGCATATCAACTGTTTGAAGAGATGGTTGGTAGTGAGATAGTGCCTAGGTATAAAACATGGGAGTTGCTTTTGGATGAAGCACAAAGGAAAAACATGGAGGGTTGTGTCGAAAGAATTCGAAATTACATGACTTGTTTTGGTATTTCTGTTTAATTGGATGAATTATATTCCTATATGATTGATTTTCTAGTGGTCAGCTGATAGCGTCATTTGGCATTACTTTTTTTTGACATTACTTTGACAACTAATGAGGTAATGCTTTAAAACATTTGTGCCAATTATACGATATACCACACACTATAATTGAGTTCCTCACTTGACAAAGCAAACATTAATCCCTGTGCATTGGTATGTCGTCACTTATCAGCATATTTATCAGCATATAAAACCACAGGTTTAATCTTGATCGTTCTCCGagtatctctactcttataaaaaaccgagttggtgatgatggcgtgTCTGCCATCTTacaatatagaccgtctgatctatatttGACGGATATAAAGCAAATTATGataattttgcaaaaagataccgcacctctctccacatttgcagataaggccttccctcgtttatctttatctcccacaacctcattgttgagcaattaaaaaagaaagccttTGAATAATCTGGCATGATGGTCGTTGCCGgtgtcgtccatccccatgccacACTCCGACCACCAATCatcaccacgccccactcctcctcaccttatctctcatttttctcgagatatcattcgtttttacacatgggattactcccgcatgtgTCAATCATAACAGGTGTTTTGTGCAAAGAAAatatcttgatgttccgtgcaatgcacgggcattttGCTAGTAACTCAAaagattgaaaaataaaaatctaCATATTTTTTAGCATATGGGCCATCAATTCAAAAAatacaagaaaaaggaagaaaaaattGTCAAGAAAACATCTtaatgttccgtgcaatgcacgggcattttGCTAGTTATAGGGTAAAAGATCAGGATCGGGCAACCGAGCTGACG
The sequence above is a segment of the Aegilops tauschii subsp. strangulata cultivar AL8/78 chromosome 6, Aet v6.0, whole genome shotgun sequence genome. Coding sequences within it:
- the LOC109753925 gene encoding pentatricopeptide repeat-containing protein At3g04130, mitochondrial, with the translated sequence MSQLSLWRRHGAKRALQLLLPCRLSLSSVTHSNRDLNSIDLTKEEEAPAAQIRSSLLKARNGNVQDLVQSLGVDCPGIQLTSNTVDSLLCKFGDDWKSAFGLFQWAQLSGNYKHTAYACSRMIDLLGKMRQIDRMWDLLSDMHCRGLVTVETAAKSIRRLAGARRWKDAVMLFDKLEDMGLERNTETMNVLLDALCKEKKVEVARKVFLVLSPHIQPDAYTFNIFVHGWCSARRIEEAKWTIEEMKARGFAPSVITYTAVLEAYCKQHNFRMVYEILDWMCSEGCHPNVITYTMIMTSLSKCHMFEEALSVSHRMKSSGCKPDTLFYNSLINVLGNAGYLSEASQVFQVEMPMNGVPRSLATYNTMISIFCQKDRDEDALNVLKEMEAHSCKPDLQTYRPLLRLFLSRRGQADSIRNLLNELINKQSLCLDVDTYSLLIHGLCRVGETDWAYQLFEEMVGSEIVPRYKTWELLLDEAQRKNMEGCVERIRNYMTCFGISV